Proteins from a single region of Stappia sp. ES.058:
- a CDS encoding ABC transporter permease — translation MLILVLRRLVQMILIMAVSSLLLFAIFDSPEFKKRLAVQELGGFAVSALTEDSYQTWLADRGLDVPFYQRYANWVGNILTGDLGFSFEKNRAVGPLLLDRLANTGILAFFVFALMIPLSLVLGVLAGMKEGSVQDRTISFISVFTTSIPEIASAILLTIVFGLGLGWLPVKSAMIGGFDFRELVLPVLTLVIYDFGYVARMTRASMAEVMTSQYIRTAVLKGLPYRRVVMRHALRNALIAPFTLIVLQLNWLLSGVVVVEVFFEYDGFGKLLLEAALFPDVEVVQACTLVAVAVAVASQIISDIGYTFLNPRIRFA, via the coding sequence ATGCTGATACTCGTTCTGAGACGCCTCGTTCAGATGATTCTGATCATGGCGGTCTCGTCACTGCTGCTCTTTGCGATCTTTGACTCTCCTGAGTTCAAGAAGCGGCTCGCTGTGCAGGAACTGGGCGGGTTCGCGGTATCCGCGCTCACCGAGGACAGTTATCAGACCTGGCTTGCCGATCGCGGGCTGGATGTCCCCTTCTACCAGCGCTACGCCAACTGGGTCGGCAACATCCTGACAGGCGATCTGGGCTTTTCCTTTGAGAAGAACCGCGCGGTCGGGCCGCTGTTGCTGGACCGGCTTGCGAACACGGGCATTCTGGCGTTTTTCGTTTTCGCGCTGATGATCCCGCTGTCGCTCGTTCTGGGGGTACTTGCCGGCATGAAGGAGGGATCCGTCCAGGATCGCACGATTTCCTTCATATCGGTCTTCACCACCAGTATTCCGGAAATCGCCAGTGCCATTCTGCTGACCATCGTTTTCGGGCTCGGGCTTGGCTGGCTGCCGGTCAAGTCGGCCATGATCGGCGGTTTCGACTTTCGTGAACTGGTGCTGCCGGTCCTGACGCTGGTGATCTACGACTTCGGCTATGTGGCGCGCATGACGCGGGCCTCGATGGCGGAGGTGATGACCTCCCAGTACATTCGCACCGCGGTGCTGAAGGGCCTTCCCTACCGGCGCGTGGTGATGCGCCATGCGTTGCGCAACGCGCTCATCGCGCCGTTCACGCTGATCGTGTTGCAGCTCAACTGGCTGCTCTCCGGCGTCGTGGTGGTGGAAGTCTTTTTCGAATATGACGGGTTCGGCAAGCTGCTTCTGGAGGCCGCACTCTTCCCCGACGTCGAAGTCGTGCAGGCCTGTACGCTGGTGGCGGTCGCCGTTGCCGTCGCGTCGCAGATCATTTCCGACATCGGCTACACATTCCTCAATCCGCGCATTCGCTTCGCATGA
- a CDS encoding ABC transporter permease produces the protein MAVTEIEAGPSVLDRLSRPKSLVVLALLMWVPLTVYVMFGGAMDGYADTVLLPAVPATLLLYVLGVRAFRESWVAVIGLSLVFFWLLAAVSAPYLPLLDPNKPIAPFVTPFSEKRDVFFWLGTDFKGRDMLSRVIWGCQRVIVWGVSATMVAYVVGALFGLISGYLSGWWDEVISFFANVLLSFPVMVLFIVILNYLGPSGFNIVVAVTFASAPAIMRIVRGLALDIKTRDYVFAAQTRGEHPLYIMIFELLPNVRGPIIVDACLRLGYTTVAITTLTFLGLGLQPPDPDWGLMIRESAKTAMLWKFSYMLLVPALAVSSLILGFNLMADGLREMSLRD, from the coding sequence ATGGCTGTGACCGAAATCGAGGCCGGCCCGTCCGTGCTCGACCGCCTATCGCGGCCCAAATCGCTCGTCGTTCTGGCCCTTTTGATGTGGGTGCCACTCACGGTCTATGTGATGTTCGGCGGAGCGATGGACGGCTATGCCGACACGGTCCTGCTGCCTGCGGTCCCGGCAACCCTGTTGCTCTACGTGCTCGGCGTCCGGGCCTTTCGCGAAAGCTGGGTGGCGGTGATCGGCCTGAGCCTCGTCTTCTTCTGGCTGCTTGCGGCAGTGTCCGCGCCCTATCTGCCGTTGCTCGACCCGAACAAGCCGATCGCGCCGTTCGTTACGCCCTTTTCCGAAAAGCGCGACGTGTTCTTTTGGCTCGGCACGGATTTCAAGGGGCGGGACATGCTGTCTCGCGTCATCTGGGGTTGCCAGCGGGTGATCGTGTGGGGCGTCAGCGCGACGATGGTGGCCTATGTCGTCGGGGCCTTGTTCGGTCTGATATCGGGGTATCTTTCGGGCTGGTGGGACGAGGTGATCTCCTTCTTCGCCAATGTGCTTTTGTCCTTTCCGGTGATGGTTCTGTTCATCGTGATCCTGAACTATCTCGGCCCATCCGGGTTCAACATCGTGGTCGCGGTCACCTTCGCCTCGGCGCCGGCGATCATGCGCATCGTTCGCGGCCTCGCGCTCGACATCAAGACGCGGGATTATGTCTTCGCGGCGCAGACGCGCGGCGAGCATCCGCTCTACATCATGATCTTCGAGCTCCTGCCCAACGTGCGCGGGCCGATCATCGTCGATGCGTGTCTTCGCCTTGGCTACACGACCGTCGCGATCACCACGCTGACGTTCCTGGGGCTCGGGCTTCAGCCGCCCGATCCCGACTGGGGGCTGATGATCCGCGAAAGCGCCAAGACGGCGATGCTTTGGAAGTTCTCCTACATGCTGCTCGTGCCGGCACTTGCCGTGTCGAGCCTCATTCTCGGCTTCAACCTGATGGCCGACGGCCTTCGGGAAATGAGCCTGCGCGACTGA